Below is a genomic region from Burkholderia pyrrocinia.
TCGAGGTGGGGTCGTTCGTGCCGGCCAGGCTGTTGCCGCAGATGGCCGATGTGCGCGAAGTCGTCGCGCACGCGCTGGCGATTCCCGGGCTGCACGTCGCCGCGCTCGCGCCGAACCTGCGCGGCGCCGAGGGCGCATTCGACGCGGGCGTGCACAAGCTGACACTGCCGGTATCGGTGACGGAAGCGCATTCGCTGGCGAACATCCGCAAGACGCCCGCGCAGATGATCGACGAGGTGCGCACGATCGTCGCGCTGCGCGATGCGCGGTTTCCGTCGGTGCAGATCGAGGCGGGCGTGTCGGTCGCGTTCGGCTGCACGATCGCGGGCGCCGTCAGCGACGACGAAACGATCGCGATGGCCGTCGCGATGGCCGAGTGCGGCGTCGACGAGATCGGGCTGTCCGATACGAGCGGTTATGCGAACCCGGCGCAGGTGCGCCGACTGTTTGCGCGCCTGCACCGCGAAGTCGGCGACAAGGCCGGCGGCGCGCATTTCCACAACACGCGCGGGCAGGGTCTTGCGAACGTCGTCGCGGCGCTCGACGCGGGCGTGACGACGATCGACGCAAGCCAGGGCGGCCTCGGCGGGTGCCCGTATGCACCGGGCGCGACCGGCAACATCGTCACCGAGGATCTGGTGTTCCTGCTCGAATCGATGGGGATCGACACAGGCGTCGACGTCGACGCGCTGCTCGCCGCGCGCGCGATCCTGCACGACGCGCTGCCGTCCGAGGCGCTGTACGGCCACGTGCCGGACGCCGGGTTGCCGAAGGGCTTCCGCTATGCGGACGGCCGCTCTCCGGCAGCCGCTCAACCGGAAGGATGCCTGACGGGAGTCGCGCAATGAACGGCCGGCCACCTGCTTCGACGCTACCGTACGAAGGCCTGCGCGTGATCGAGATGACGCACATGGTGATGGGCCCGACCTGCGGGATGCTGCTCGCGGATCTCGGCGCGGAAGTCATCAAGATCGAGCCGATCGCGGGCGACAGCACGCGTGCGCTGCGCGGTTCCGGCGCGGGCTTCTTCGGGATGTTCAACCGCAACAAGAAGAGCCTCGCGGTCGACGTGAAGGATCCGCGCGGGCTGGAGATCGTGCTGCGGCTCGTCGGGACGGCGGACGTCTTCAGCGAGAACTTCAAGAGCGGCACGATGGACCGGCTCGGCCTCGGTTATCCGGCGCTGTACGCGCTGAATCCGCGCCTCGTGTACGTGTCGCACAAGGGCTTCCTGCCGGGGCCGTACGAGCATCGCACGGCGCTCGACGAAGTCGTGCAGATGATGGGCGGCCTGGCCTACATGACGGGCCCCGAGGGCCGGCCGCTGCGCGCGGGCGCGAGCGTGAACGACATCATGGGCGGGATGTTCGGCGCGATCGGCGCGATGGCCGCGCTCGCGCAGCGCGAGCGCACCGGCCGCGGCCAGCAGGTGCAGAGCTCGCTGTTCGAGAACAACGTATTCCTCGTCGCGCAGCACATGATGCAGTTCGCGGTGACGGGGCAGGCCGCGTCGCCGATGCCGAGCCGGATTTCCGCGTGGGCCGTCTACGACGTGTTCGCCGTGAAGGACGGCGAGCAGATCTTTCTCGCGGTGGTGTCGGATACGCAGTGGGCGCTGTTCTGCGACGCGTTCGGCTTTGCGGCGCTGAAGGACGATCCGCGCCTCGCGACCAACAACCTGCGCGTGCAGGCGCGCGAGTGGCTGCTGCCCGAGTTGCGCGCGCGGCTCGCGCCGCATTCGGCCGCGGAGATCGGCGCGATCTTCGAAGCGATCGGCCTGCCGTATGCGCCGATCACGCAGCCGCAGGACCTGTTCGACGATCCGCATCTGCTGGCGACGGGCGGCCTCGAAGCGGTGACGCTGCCGGCCGACGCGAGCTGCGCGGGCCGGCCGGTCGACACACGCACCGCGCTGCTGCCGCTGACGCTCGCGGGCGAGCGGCTGCGGCTGCGCTCGGCGCCGCCCGCGCTCGGCCAGGACACGCACGCGTTGCTCGGCGAGCTCGGTTATGCGCCGGACGACGCGCGTGCGCTGATCGAAGCGGGCGTCGTCGCGGGACAGTACGGCGCGGACGGTGCAGCGCACGGCGACGGGCCGGGCGGCGCGCCTTCGCCGAACGAAGTGGCGAGCGCCTAGCGCGGCCGCGATCCATCGAACGAACAAAGGCACCCGGCCGCGCCACGCGCGGGCGCGGATCGCCGCATCCACGGAGACAACCATGACATCCGCTTCCCCGGCGCTGGCCGCCGATCGCGAGACCGACGCGTCGGTCGAGCAACGGGCCGTGCGCAAGGCCGCGTGGCGTTTCATTCCGCTGCTCGCGCTGGCTTACTTCTTCAACTACCTCGACCGCACGAGCGTCGGGTTCGCGGCGCTCACGATGAACCGCGATCTCGGGCTGACCGCGACGCAGTTCGGCTGGGGCGCGGGGATCATGTTCGCGGGCTACTGCGTGTTCGAGGTGCCGAGCAATCTCGCGCTGTACCGCTTCGGCGCGCGCCGCTGGCTCGCCCGCATCATGATCACGTGGGGGCTGATGGCGGCCGCGACCGCGCTCGCGACCGGGCCGACGAGCTTCTACACGATCCGGCTGCTGCTGGGCATCGGCGAGGCCGGGTTCTTTCCGGGCGTGATCTTCTTCCTCGCCGTGTGGTTTCCTCCGAGCTATCGCACGCGCGTGCTCGCGTGGTTCACCGTGTCGACGCCGCTGTCGTCGCTGATCGGCGGCCCGCTGTCGACGTGGCTGCTGCAGCTCGACGGCGCGCTCGGGCTCGCGGGCTGGAAGTGGATGTTCATCGTCGAAGGGCTGCCTGCGTGCGCGCTCGGCTTCTTCGTGCTTAAGCTGCTGTCCGATTCGCCGGCGGATGCCGCGTGGCTGTCGGACGACGAGCGCGCCGCACTGCAGCGCGCGTTCGAGCGCGAAGGCGCGGCCGCCGGCCGCAAGAAGCGTTTCGGCGTCGCGCTGCGCGACGTGCGCGTGTACGTGCTCGCGCTGATCTCGTTCGGCTTCACGATGGGTTCGTACGGGATCGGCATCTGGCTGCCGCAGATGCTGAAGGCGCACGGCATGTCGACGATGCAGACGGGCTGGCTGTCCGCGGTGCCGTACTTCTTCGCGACGGTCGCGCTGCTGTGGTGGGCGAAGCGGGTGGACCGTCGCGGCGGCCCGGTCGCGAACCTCGCAATCGGGCTGTTCATCGGTGCGGTGGCGCTCGGCGTGTCGACGCATTTCCTGACGCTCGGGCCCGCGCTCGTCGGCATCACGCTCGCGCTGATCGGCACGATTGCCGGCCGCACGATCTTCTACACGCTGCCGTCGCGTTTCCTGTCCGGCCAGGCAGCGGCCGGCGGGCTGGCGCTGATCAACTCGATCGGCGCGCTCGGCGGCTTCGCGGGCCCCTATCTCGTCGGCTACCTGAAGGACAGCTTCGGCACCTTCACGGCCGGCATGCTCGGCCTCGCGATCGTGCTGGCGATCACGACGCTGCTCACGCTGTCGCTGTATGCGTTCGACCGGAGCGAATGACATGGACACGACGATTTCGATCAAGCGACGCCGGCTGCTCGGCGCGGCCGCCGCGTCGCTCGCGCTGCCCGCGTTCGCCGATACGCCCGCGCCGGCCCACGATGGAGCTTCCCGCATGACGACGCAAGGCAACTATCTCGCGGTCCGCCCCGACTGGCTCGCGTCGGCGCTCGAACCCGCGCTCGAGCCCGACCTGCCGATCGTCGACGCGCATCACCATTTCTATGAACGGCCGGGCTGGATCTACATGCTCGACGACTATCTGCAGGACGCGCGCTCGGGCCACAACATCCAGGCGTCCGTCTACATGCAGGCGCAGACGCGCTATCGCAATGCCGGCCCGGCCGAACTG
It encodes:
- a CDS encoding hydroxymethylglutaryl-CoA lyase, whose protein sequence is MSVSEYPKVLVSEVGPRDGLQSIRTVMPTAGKLRWITALAAAGLREIEVGSFVPARLLPQMADVREVVAHALAIPGLHVAALAPNLRGAEGAFDAGVHKLTLPVSVTEAHSLANIRKTPAQMIDEVRTIVALRDARFPSVQIEAGVSVAFGCTIAGAVSDDETIAMAVAMAECGVDEIGLSDTSGYANPAQVRRLFARLHREVGDKAGGAHFHNTRGQGLANVVAALDAGVTTIDASQGGLGGCPYAPGATGNIVTEDLVFLLESMGIDTGVDVDALLAARAILHDALPSEALYGHVPDAGLPKGFRYADGRSPAAAQPEGCLTGVAQ
- a CDS encoding CaiB/BaiF CoA transferase family protein, with the translated sequence MNGRPPASTLPYEGLRVIEMTHMVMGPTCGMLLADLGAEVIKIEPIAGDSTRALRGSGAGFFGMFNRNKKSLAVDVKDPRGLEIVLRLVGTADVFSENFKSGTMDRLGLGYPALYALNPRLVYVSHKGFLPGPYEHRTALDEVVQMMGGLAYMTGPEGRPLRAGASVNDIMGGMFGAIGAMAALAQRERTGRGQQVQSSLFENNVFLVAQHMMQFAVTGQAASPMPSRISAWAVYDVFAVKDGEQIFLAVVSDTQWALFCDAFGFAALKDDPRLATNNLRVQAREWLLPELRARLAPHSAAEIGAIFEAIGLPYAPITQPQDLFDDPHLLATGGLEAVTLPADASCAGRPVDTRTALLPLTLAGERLRLRSAPPALGQDTHALLGELGYAPDDARALIEAGVVAGQYGADGAAHGDGPGGAPSPNEVASA
- a CDS encoding MFS transporter; the encoded protein is MTSASPALAADRETDASVEQRAVRKAAWRFIPLLALAYFFNYLDRTSVGFAALTMNRDLGLTATQFGWGAGIMFAGYCVFEVPSNLALYRFGARRWLARIMITWGLMAAATALATGPTSFYTIRLLLGIGEAGFFPGVIFFLAVWFPPSYRTRVLAWFTVSTPLSSLIGGPLSTWLLQLDGALGLAGWKWMFIVEGLPACALGFFVLKLLSDSPADAAWLSDDERAALQRAFEREGAAAGRKKRFGVALRDVRVYVLALISFGFTMGSYGIGIWLPQMLKAHGMSTMQTGWLSAVPYFFATVALLWWAKRVDRRGGPVANLAIGLFIGAVALGVSTHFLTLGPALVGITLALIGTIAGRTIFYTLPSRFLSGQAAAGGLALINSIGALGGFAGPYLVGYLKDSFGTFTAGMLGLAIVLAITTLLTLSLYAFDRSE